One region of Scophthalmus maximus strain ysfricsl-2021 chromosome 13, ASM2237912v1, whole genome shotgun sequence genomic DNA includes:
- the map2k2a gene encoding dual specificity mitogen-activated protein kinase kinase 2a has product MAPKRRPVPLNITPIGEGQATSNTIDSASEANLEALQKKLGELDLDEQQRKRLEAFLTQKAQVGELKDEDFDPICELGAGNGGVVNKVRHKPSGLVMARKLIHLEIKPAIRNQIIRELQVLHECNSPYIVGFYGAFYSDGEISICMEHMDGGSLDQVLKEARRIPEEILGKVSIAVLRGLAYLREKHQIMHRDVKPSNILVNSRGEIKLCDFGVSGQLIDSMANSFVGTRSYMSPERLQGTHYSVQSDVWSMGLSLVELAIGRYPIPPPDAKELEAIFGRAVIDGAEGEPHTNMQRPRPPGRPVSGHGMESRPAMAIFELLDYIVNEPPPKLPLGVFTNDFQDFVTKCLIKNPADRADLKMLMSHTFIKRSEVEEVDFAGWLCKTMGLNQPSTPTRSTE; this is encoded by the exons ATGGCTCCCAAGAGAAGACCCGTGCCCCTGAACATAACGCCCATTGGGGAGGGACAGGCCACCTCCAACACCATCGACTCTGCATCTGA AGCAAACCTTGAGGCCTTACAGAAGAAACTGGGCGAGCTGGACCTggatgagcagcagaggaaacgaCTGGAAGCCTTCCTCACCCAGAAAGCTCAGGTCGGGGAGCTGAAGGACGAGGACTTTGACCCCATATGTGAGTTGGGTGCCGGGAACGGAGGAGTGGTCAACAAGGTCCGCCACAAACCCTCGGGTTTGGTCATGGCCCGGAAG TTGATCCACCTGGAGATCAAGCCTGCCATCAGGAACCAGATCATCAGAGAGCTGCAGGTTCTGCATGAATGCAACTCCCCCTACATTGTGGGCTTCTACGGGGCCTTTTACAGCGATGGCGAGATCAGCATCTGCATGGAGCACatg gatGGTGGATCCTTGGACCAGGTCCTGAAGGAAGCCAGAAGAATCCCAGAAGAAATCCTGGGAAAAGTCAGCATAGCT GTATTGAGGGGATTAGCCTACCTGCGGGAGAAGCACCAGATCATGCACAGAG ATGTCAAGCCCTCCAACATTCTGGTCAACTCTCGTGGGGAGATCAAGCTGTGCGACTTTGGTGTGAGTGGCCAGCTCATAGATTCCATGGCCAACTCCTTTGTTGGAACCCGCTCCTACATGTCG CCGGAGAGACTGCAGGGCACTCACTACTCGGTTCAGTCTGACGTGTGGAGCATGGGTCTGTCCCTGGTAGAGCTGGCAATTGGGCGCTACCCCATCCCCCCACCAGACGCCAAAGAACTGGAGGCCATCTTTGGACGGGCTGTTATAGACGGGGCCGAGGGAGAGCCTCACACCAACATGCAGAGGCCCAGACCACCAGGGAGGCCTGTGAGCG GACACGGGATGGAAAGTAGACCTGCCATGGCCATCTTTGAACTTTTGGACTACATTGTAAATGAG CCGCCTCCTAAACTGCCACTTGGTGTCTTCACCAATGACTTCCAGGACTTTGTGACAAAATG TTTGATCAAAAACCCAGCGGATCGAGCAGATCTGAAGATGCTGATG AGTCACACGTTCATCAAACGGTcagaggtggaggaagtggaCTTTGCTGGCTGGTTGTGCAAAACCATGGGGCTCAACCAGCCCAGCACTCCCACCCGCAGCACTGAGTGA
- the zbtb7a gene encoding zinc finger and BTB domain-containing protein 7A isoform X2, whose translation MTGRRTDGRTDTRVGAVLGGSAAGWWKMSSGAGGRGGRQLRGTASGRAGGGRGGAGEAEEGPVGIPFPEHSADILGSLNKQRLSGLLCDVLLVTQDQEFPAHRSVLASCSSYFHKLFTSGAAADQQNIYKIDFVAAEALGALLDFAYTATLTVSHSSVADILAAARLLEISPVQDVCTHLLDTKVLSPPAGSEPRDGDGDKEGKGRGGQEQGNRMRAREYLEYFQRGAHWSSSCSTPELRDLPTHLHFNHGNGPSNGGPSEYYSPLALALAQAPTQEPDDEDEDEEEEEDGEAVQGNGASFGSSYYPPSQNGHFFLPPDSRLGQETEVEDGGREARERGSASALLQQMMDSIERQKERATTGEEPGDGDDPDMEFYLNYFNSTQQEDTASAAVTQGVPPLWLSRGSTGQDRVGGERVVGERGNRDGGGGGGGGGERKMRSKAFQKCPICSKVIQGAGKLPRHIRTHTGEKPYECAICKVRFTRQDKLKVHMRKHTGEKPYLCTQCGAAFAHNYDLKNHMRVHTGLRPYQCSSCFKTFVRSDHLHRHLKKDGCNGIPSRRGRKPRVREQGLLESPLGLLSPSPDTVPGPRTNRGRRRSEATSAADVVAGAHAHSPQLQELAVEPGP comes from the exons ATG acaggcagacggacagacggcAGGACGGATACACGGGTGGGGGCTGTGCTCGGCGGCTCGGCGGCAGGCTGGTGGAAGATGTCGTCAGGAGCCGGTGGGAGGGGCGGAAGGCAGCTCAGGGGGACAGCAAGCGGCcgggctggaggagggagaggaggggcaggagaagcagaggaaggCCCCGTGGGGATCCCTTTCCCCGAGCACAGCGCAGACATCCTGGGCAGTCTGAACAAGCAGCGGCTCAGCGGCCTGCTGTGCGACGTGCTCCTGGTTACTCAGGACCAGGAGTTCCCGGCTCACCGCTCCGTCCTGGCCTCCTGCAGCTCATACttccacaagctcttcactTCAGGGGCCGCTGCTGACCAACAGAACATCTACAAAATCGACTTTGTGGCAGCAGAGGCCCTGGGAGCGTTGCTTGACTTTGCCTACACAGCCACATTGACAGTCAGTCACAGCAGTGTGGCTGACATCCTTGCCGCTGCACGCCTCCTCGAAATCTCACCTGTCCAGGACGTCTGTACACACCTGCTGGACACAAAAGTGCTCTCCCCGCCG GCGGGCAGTGAGCCAAGAGATGGCGATGGAGATAAGGAGGGAAAGGGCAGAGGGGGCCAGGAGCAGGGGAACCGGATGCGGGCCCGGGAGTACCTGGAGTACTTCCAGAGAGGGGCgcactggagcagcagctgcagcacgcCAGAGCTCAGGGACCTGCCTACACACCTGCACTTTAACCACGGAAATGGCCCCAGTAATGGGGGCCCCAGTGAGTACTACTCCCCTTTGGCCCTCGCCTTGGCCCAGGCCCCAACGCAAGAGCCagatgatgaggacgaggatgaagaggaagaggaggacggggaagCAGTGCAGGGGAATGGAGCAAGCTTTGGGTCATCTTACTACCCCCCGTCCCAAAATGGtcacttcttcctccccccagACTCTAGGCTGGGGCAGGAGACAGAAGTGGAGGACGGTGGTagggaggcgagggagaggggTTCAGCCAGTGCCCTCCTACAGCAGATGATGGACTCCATCGAGAGGCAAAAGGAGCGTGCCACGACCGGGGAGGAACCGGGAGATGGGGATGACCCAGACATGGAATTTTACTTGAATTATTTTAACAGCACGCAGCAAGAGGATAcagcttctgctgctgtgacacaggGTGTGCCACCACTCTGGTTATCCCGGGGCAGTACAGGCCAAGACAGAGTTGGAGGAGAAAGAGTGGTTGGAGAGAGAGGCAacagggatggaggaggaggaggaggaggtggaggagagaggaagatgcgCTCTAAGGCCTTCCAGAAGTGCCCCATATGCTCTAAGGTCATTCAAGGAGCAGGCAAGCTACCCCGCCACATCCGAACgcacacaggagagaaacccTATGAATGCGCCATCTGCAAAGTGCGCTTTACCAG GCAGGACAAGCTCAAGGTTCATATGCGGAAGCATACAGGAGAGAAGCCTTACCTGTGTACGCAATGTGGGGCCGCCTTTGCCCACAACTACGACCTGAAGAACCACATGCGTGTACACACAGGCCTGCGCCCCTATCAGTGCTCAAGCTGCTTTAAGACTTTTGTGCGCTCTGATCACCTGCACCGCCACCTCAAGAAGGACGGCTGCAACGGCATCCCCTCGCGCCGAGGCCGAAAGCCTCGGGTGCGAGAGCAGGGGCTCCTCGAGTCCCCCCTGGGCCTGCTGAGCCCCAGTCCCGACACAGTACCCGGGCCTCGTACCAACAGGGGACGGCGGCGTTCTGAGGCAACCTCGGCGGCAGACGTGGTTGCCGGAGCTCATGCACACAGTCCTCAGCTGCAGGAGTTGGCAGTGGAGCCAGGGCCCTGA
- the zbtb7a gene encoding zinc finger and BTB domain-containing protein 7A isoform X1, giving the protein MFQAMRRCQDQTGRRTDGRTDTRVGAVLGGSAAGWWKMSSGAGGRGGRQLRGTASGRAGGGRGGAGEAEEGPVGIPFPEHSADILGSLNKQRLSGLLCDVLLVTQDQEFPAHRSVLASCSSYFHKLFTSGAAADQQNIYKIDFVAAEALGALLDFAYTATLTVSHSSVADILAAARLLEISPVQDVCTHLLDTKVLSPPAGSEPRDGDGDKEGKGRGGQEQGNRMRAREYLEYFQRGAHWSSSCSTPELRDLPTHLHFNHGNGPSNGGPSEYYSPLALALAQAPTQEPDDEDEDEEEEEDGEAVQGNGASFGSSYYPPSQNGHFFLPPDSRLGQETEVEDGGREARERGSASALLQQMMDSIERQKERATTGEEPGDGDDPDMEFYLNYFNSTQQEDTASAAVTQGVPPLWLSRGSTGQDRVGGERVVGERGNRDGGGGGGGGGERKMRSKAFQKCPICSKVIQGAGKLPRHIRTHTGEKPYECAICKVRFTRQDKLKVHMRKHTGEKPYLCTQCGAAFAHNYDLKNHMRVHTGLRPYQCSSCFKTFVRSDHLHRHLKKDGCNGIPSRRGRKPRVREQGLLESPLGLLSPSPDTVPGPRTNRGRRRSEATSAADVVAGAHAHSPQLQELAVEPGP; this is encoded by the exons ATGTTTCAAGCCATGAGGAGGTGTCAGGATCAG acaggcagacggacagacggcAGGACGGATACACGGGTGGGGGCTGTGCTCGGCGGCTCGGCGGCAGGCTGGTGGAAGATGTCGTCAGGAGCCGGTGGGAGGGGCGGAAGGCAGCTCAGGGGGACAGCAAGCGGCcgggctggaggagggagaggaggggcaggagaagcagaggaaggCCCCGTGGGGATCCCTTTCCCCGAGCACAGCGCAGACATCCTGGGCAGTCTGAACAAGCAGCGGCTCAGCGGCCTGCTGTGCGACGTGCTCCTGGTTACTCAGGACCAGGAGTTCCCGGCTCACCGCTCCGTCCTGGCCTCCTGCAGCTCATACttccacaagctcttcactTCAGGGGCCGCTGCTGACCAACAGAACATCTACAAAATCGACTTTGTGGCAGCAGAGGCCCTGGGAGCGTTGCTTGACTTTGCCTACACAGCCACATTGACAGTCAGTCACAGCAGTGTGGCTGACATCCTTGCCGCTGCACGCCTCCTCGAAATCTCACCTGTCCAGGACGTCTGTACACACCTGCTGGACACAAAAGTGCTCTCCCCGCCG GCGGGCAGTGAGCCAAGAGATGGCGATGGAGATAAGGAGGGAAAGGGCAGAGGGGGCCAGGAGCAGGGGAACCGGATGCGGGCCCGGGAGTACCTGGAGTACTTCCAGAGAGGGGCgcactggagcagcagctgcagcacgcCAGAGCTCAGGGACCTGCCTACACACCTGCACTTTAACCACGGAAATGGCCCCAGTAATGGGGGCCCCAGTGAGTACTACTCCCCTTTGGCCCTCGCCTTGGCCCAGGCCCCAACGCAAGAGCCagatgatgaggacgaggatgaagaggaagaggaggacggggaagCAGTGCAGGGGAATGGAGCAAGCTTTGGGTCATCTTACTACCCCCCGTCCCAAAATGGtcacttcttcctccccccagACTCTAGGCTGGGGCAGGAGACAGAAGTGGAGGACGGTGGTagggaggcgagggagaggggTTCAGCCAGTGCCCTCCTACAGCAGATGATGGACTCCATCGAGAGGCAAAAGGAGCGTGCCACGACCGGGGAGGAACCGGGAGATGGGGATGACCCAGACATGGAATTTTACTTGAATTATTTTAACAGCACGCAGCAAGAGGATAcagcttctgctgctgtgacacaggGTGTGCCACCACTCTGGTTATCCCGGGGCAGTACAGGCCAAGACAGAGTTGGAGGAGAAAGAGTGGTTGGAGAGAGAGGCAacagggatggaggaggaggaggaggaggtggaggagagaggaagatgcgCTCTAAGGCCTTCCAGAAGTGCCCCATATGCTCTAAGGTCATTCAAGGAGCAGGCAAGCTACCCCGCCACATCCGAACgcacacaggagagaaacccTATGAATGCGCCATCTGCAAAGTGCGCTTTACCAG GCAGGACAAGCTCAAGGTTCATATGCGGAAGCATACAGGAGAGAAGCCTTACCTGTGTACGCAATGTGGGGCCGCCTTTGCCCACAACTACGACCTGAAGAACCACATGCGTGTACACACAGGCCTGCGCCCCTATCAGTGCTCAAGCTGCTTTAAGACTTTTGTGCGCTCTGATCACCTGCACCGCCACCTCAAGAAGGACGGCTGCAACGGCATCCCCTCGCGCCGAGGCCGAAAGCCTCGGGTGCGAGAGCAGGGGCTCCTCGAGTCCCCCCTGGGCCTGCTGAGCCCCAGTCCCGACACAGTACCCGGGCCTCGTACCAACAGGGGACGGCGGCGTTCTGAGGCAACCTCGGCGGCAGACGTGGTTGCCGGAGCTCATGCACACAGTCCTCAGCTGCAGGAGTTGGCAGTGGAGCCAGGGCCCTGA
- the zbtb7a gene encoding zinc finger and BTB domain-containing protein 7A isoform X3 yields the protein MSSGAGGRGGRQLRGTASGRAGGGRGGAGEAEEGPVGIPFPEHSADILGSLNKQRLSGLLCDVLLVTQDQEFPAHRSVLASCSSYFHKLFTSGAAADQQNIYKIDFVAAEALGALLDFAYTATLTVSHSSVADILAAARLLEISPVQDVCTHLLDTKVLSPPAGSEPRDGDGDKEGKGRGGQEQGNRMRAREYLEYFQRGAHWSSSCSTPELRDLPTHLHFNHGNGPSNGGPSEYYSPLALALAQAPTQEPDDEDEDEEEEEDGEAVQGNGASFGSSYYPPSQNGHFFLPPDSRLGQETEVEDGGREARERGSASALLQQMMDSIERQKERATTGEEPGDGDDPDMEFYLNYFNSTQQEDTASAAVTQGVPPLWLSRGSTGQDRVGGERVVGERGNRDGGGGGGGGGERKMRSKAFQKCPICSKVIQGAGKLPRHIRTHTGEKPYECAICKVRFTRQDKLKVHMRKHTGEKPYLCTQCGAAFAHNYDLKNHMRVHTGLRPYQCSSCFKTFVRSDHLHRHLKKDGCNGIPSRRGRKPRVREQGLLESPLGLLSPSPDTVPGPRTNRGRRRSEATSAADVVAGAHAHSPQLQELAVEPGP from the exons ATGTCGTCAGGAGCCGGTGGGAGGGGCGGAAGGCAGCTCAGGGGGACAGCAAGCGGCcgggctggaggagggagaggaggggcaggagaagcagaggaaggCCCCGTGGGGATCCCTTTCCCCGAGCACAGCGCAGACATCCTGGGCAGTCTGAACAAGCAGCGGCTCAGCGGCCTGCTGTGCGACGTGCTCCTGGTTACTCAGGACCAGGAGTTCCCGGCTCACCGCTCCGTCCTGGCCTCCTGCAGCTCATACttccacaagctcttcactTCAGGGGCCGCTGCTGACCAACAGAACATCTACAAAATCGACTTTGTGGCAGCAGAGGCCCTGGGAGCGTTGCTTGACTTTGCCTACACAGCCACATTGACAGTCAGTCACAGCAGTGTGGCTGACATCCTTGCCGCTGCACGCCTCCTCGAAATCTCACCTGTCCAGGACGTCTGTACACACCTGCTGGACACAAAAGTGCTCTCCCCGCCG GCGGGCAGTGAGCCAAGAGATGGCGATGGAGATAAGGAGGGAAAGGGCAGAGGGGGCCAGGAGCAGGGGAACCGGATGCGGGCCCGGGAGTACCTGGAGTACTTCCAGAGAGGGGCgcactggagcagcagctgcagcacgcCAGAGCTCAGGGACCTGCCTACACACCTGCACTTTAACCACGGAAATGGCCCCAGTAATGGGGGCCCCAGTGAGTACTACTCCCCTTTGGCCCTCGCCTTGGCCCAGGCCCCAACGCAAGAGCCagatgatgaggacgaggatgaagaggaagaggaggacggggaagCAGTGCAGGGGAATGGAGCAAGCTTTGGGTCATCTTACTACCCCCCGTCCCAAAATGGtcacttcttcctccccccagACTCTAGGCTGGGGCAGGAGACAGAAGTGGAGGACGGTGGTagggaggcgagggagaggggTTCAGCCAGTGCCCTCCTACAGCAGATGATGGACTCCATCGAGAGGCAAAAGGAGCGTGCCACGACCGGGGAGGAACCGGGAGATGGGGATGACCCAGACATGGAATTTTACTTGAATTATTTTAACAGCACGCAGCAAGAGGATAcagcttctgctgctgtgacacaggGTGTGCCACCACTCTGGTTATCCCGGGGCAGTACAGGCCAAGACAGAGTTGGAGGAGAAAGAGTGGTTGGAGAGAGAGGCAacagggatggaggaggaggaggaggaggtggaggagagaggaagatgcgCTCTAAGGCCTTCCAGAAGTGCCCCATATGCTCTAAGGTCATTCAAGGAGCAGGCAAGCTACCCCGCCACATCCGAACgcacacaggagagaaacccTATGAATGCGCCATCTGCAAAGTGCGCTTTACCAG GCAGGACAAGCTCAAGGTTCATATGCGGAAGCATACAGGAGAGAAGCCTTACCTGTGTACGCAATGTGGGGCCGCCTTTGCCCACAACTACGACCTGAAGAACCACATGCGTGTACACACAGGCCTGCGCCCCTATCAGTGCTCAAGCTGCTTTAAGACTTTTGTGCGCTCTGATCACCTGCACCGCCACCTCAAGAAGGACGGCTGCAACGGCATCCCCTCGCGCCGAGGCCGAAAGCCTCGGGTGCGAGAGCAGGGGCTCCTCGAGTCCCCCCTGGGCCTGCTGAGCCCCAGTCCCGACACAGTACCCGGGCCTCGTACCAACAGGGGACGGCGGCGTTCTGAGGCAACCTCGGCGGCAGACGTGGTTGCCGGAGCTCATGCACACAGTCCTCAGCTGCAGGAGTTGGCAGTGGAGCCAGGGCCCTGA